Proteins encoded by one window of Planktothrix serta PCC 8927:
- a CDS encoding alpha/beta fold hydrolase produces MPKILSKFIKIRGANIHFLEAGDPQNSSILLLHGASFKAQTWQDIGTLELISQNHDHAVAVDLPGYGESESFSGNPVSFLIEIIDGLNLSNCVLVSPSMSGNYSLPFIAQHSDRLRGFVAVAPVKIPQMAEHLQGISLPTLAMWGSDDKIVSLDHAELLQQFMLNVQTIILEQAGHACYMKATQKFHTHFIDFVNGVNPN; encoded by the coding sequence ATGCCTAAAATTTTATCCAAATTTATCAAAATTCGAGGTGCAAACATTCATTTTTTAGAAGCAGGAGATCCCCAAAATTCATCGATTCTTTTGCTTCATGGAGCCAGTTTTAAAGCTCAAACTTGGCAAGATATTGGCACCTTAGAATTGATTAGCCAAAACCATGATCATGCTGTTGCGGTTGATCTCCCCGGATATGGTGAATCTGAATCCTTCTCTGGTAATCCAGTTAGCTTTTTAATAGAGATTATTGACGGTCTGAACTTATCCAACTGTGTGCTAGTCTCTCCTTCGATGAGTGGAAATTATAGTTTACCCTTTATCGCTCAACATTCAGACCGTTTACGGGGGTTTGTGGCTGTTGCTCCGGTTAAAATACCTCAGATGGCAGAACATTTGCAAGGAATTTCGCTGCCAACGTTAGCAATGTGGGGAAGTGATGATAAAATTGTTTCATTGGATCATGCGGAGTTACTTCAGCAGTTCATGTTAAATGTGCAGACCATTATTTTAGAACAAGCGGGTCATGCTTGCTACATGAAAGCAACTCAGAAGTTTCATACACATTTCATAGATTTTGTGAACGGTGTCAACCCCAATTGA
- a CDS encoding BCD family MFS transporter, whose product MQIDDSSEQFPPSNPLDGKPLPSLNLFTMFRLGLYQMGLGIISLLALGVINRIMIDELKVPALIAAGAIAMHQLVSPARVWFGQMSDAKPLWGYHRSSYVWMGLVLFTSASFLAIQVVWQLGASIQANGFNGVAYLWAGLLALIFAGYGLALSASSTPFTALLFDVSDEDNRSKLISIVWSMLMVGIVIGAIISSKILHRPELCGTAILTNKPTVTETATNLSQLQASVTPLFIIIPLMVIGLCFLATVGIERRFSRYKIRSTIVEREDQITLNRALKILTASRQTGLFFSFLLVMTISLFMQDAVLEPYGGEVFGMCVSETTKLNAFFGIGTLMGIASTGFLIVPRIGKKNTVKMGCIGVAICLGLFIMAGFTANPGFLKGALLCFGLNSGILTAGAINLMLDLTLAETAGTFIGAWGLAQAMARGIATVLGGGILDLGRAIFQVPLLAYSTVFTIQAIGMILAIGLLNRVNIAEFNATAKQAIATVLEQEFD is encoded by the coding sequence ATGCAAATCGATGATTCCTCCGAGCAATTCCCTCCTTCTAATCCCTTAGATGGCAAACCATTACCTTCGCTGAATTTGTTTACCATGTTTCGCTTAGGTCTGTATCAAATGGGGTTAGGGATTATCTCTCTACTCGCCTTGGGTGTGATTAACCGCATCATGATTGATGAGTTAAAAGTTCCGGCGTTAATTGCGGCGGGAGCAATTGCGATGCACCAATTAGTTTCTCCGGCTAGGGTGTGGTTTGGTCAGATGTCTGATGCTAAACCTTTATGGGGATATCATCGCAGTAGTTATGTATGGATGGGGTTAGTTTTATTCACCAGTGCGTCATTTTTAGCGATTCAAGTAGTTTGGCAGTTAGGTGCTAGTATTCAAGCTAACGGATTCAATGGTGTTGCTTATTTATGGGCGGGTTTATTAGCCTTAATTTTTGCTGGATATGGTTTAGCGTTAAGTGCAAGTTCAACACCGTTTACAGCTTTATTATTTGATGTTTCTGATGAAGATAATCGTTCCAAATTAATTAGCATTGTTTGGTCAATGTTGATGGTGGGTATTGTGATTGGGGCGATAATTAGTTCCAAAATTCTCCATCGTCCTGAACTCTGTGGTACAGCTATTTTAACGAATAAGCCAACCGTCACGGAAACGGCTACAAATTTATCTCAATTACAAGCTTCTGTCACCCCGTTATTTATTATTATACCCTTAATGGTAATCGGTTTATGTTTTTTAGCCACAGTGGGAATTGAACGTCGGTTTTCTCGCTACAAAATTCGCTCCACTATTGTCGAACGTGAAGATCAAATTACGTTAAATCGCGCCCTGAAAATTTTAACCGCCAGTCGCCAAACGGGGTTATTTTTTAGCTTTTTATTGGTGATGACGATTAGCTTATTTATGCAGGATGCTGTTTTAGAACCCTATGGGGGTGAAGTCTTTGGAATGTGTGTCTCGGAAACGACTAAATTAAATGCGTTTTTTGGGATAGGAACGTTAATGGGAATTGCTTCAACGGGATTTTTAATTGTTCCTCGTATCGGTAAAAAAAATACGGTCAAAATGGGTTGTATTGGAGTCGCAATTTGTTTAGGATTATTTATTATGGCGGGTTTTACTGCTAACCCTGGGTTTTTAAAAGGGGCGTTATTATGCTTTGGTTTAAATTCGGGAATTCTAACAGCCGGAGCGATTAATTTAATGTTAGATTTAACCTTAGCGGAAACGGCCGGAACTTTTATTGGAGCTTGGGGTTTAGCTCAAGCTATGGCGCGAGGAATTGCAACGGTTTTAGGCGGGGGGATTTTAGATTTGGGACGGGCTATCTTTCAAGTTCCCTTATTAGCCTATAGCACTGTTTTTACTATACAAGCTATTGGCATGATCTTGGCAATTGGATTATTAAATCGGGTGAATATTGCCGAATTTAACGCGACAGCAAAACAAGCGATCGCAACGGTATTAGAACAGGAATTTGATTAG
- a CDS encoding cyclic nucleotide-binding domain-containing protein, with the protein MTQKTEKALFLLGGLSDDDLRWIINKAKIEKLPPGERLIYEGRPINALYFVLNGLLTVVIGANEDRELAKITKGEVVGEISFIDSRPPLATVKALEATQVLAISRFELNNKIHSDSKFAARFYQGLSLCLASRMRGTIRRLGYDDFSEYEIDEPEPEELSEHTKEFLVLAQAKFNWLVQNLS; encoded by the coding sequence ATGACCCAAAAGACAGAAAAAGCACTTTTTCTTTTAGGCGGACTCAGTGATGATGATCTACGCTGGATTATCAATAAAGCAAAAATAGAAAAACTTCCCCCAGGGGAAAGGTTGATTTATGAAGGACGTCCGATTAATGCCCTCTATTTCGTATTGAATGGGTTGTTAACAGTGGTTATCGGTGCAAATGAAGACCGAGAATTAGCTAAAATCACCAAAGGGGAAGTTGTTGGAGAAATTTCTTTTATTGATAGTCGCCCGCCTTTAGCAACGGTTAAAGCCTTAGAAGCTACTCAAGTTTTAGCGATTTCTCGATTTGAACTCAATAATAAAATTCACAGTGATTCTAAATTTGCTGCTCGATTTTATCAAGGTTTATCACTTTGTTTAGCCAGTCGAATGCGCGGAACAATTCGGCGTTTAGGTTACGATGATTTTTCAGAATATGAAATCGATGAACCGGAGCCCGAAGAACTCAGTGAACATACAAAGGAATTTTTAGTTTTAGCTCAAGCTAAATTTAACTGGTTAGTTCAAAATCTGAGTTAA